A genomic window from Sulfurimonas paralvinellae includes:
- a CDS encoding L,D-transpeptidase family protein codes for MTTMYSNTLHKFTFVLLLTFLSTSLFAADTDLLTQYRKNGIKNIEKMLDKELTQEIYWENYLKNVDTTFGYFESYDNVLACDKTNSKLCIYKKDDNNSYQLKREYSAFTGKLQGDKEREGDLRTPIGIYDIVKKITKVDSFYGPMAFVTSYPNVFDKYKGKTGQGIWIHGLPMHQERDSFTKGCIAIDNTSIKCLDKNIDINKTVLIIDKELPEKQHSKKEFSTILSNLFAWRYAWIYNDIESYLGFYAPEFKRFDGMDIEKFTKYKKRIFNKQEKKTIIFNDINIIPYPETDNVFKIKFKEKYRSPSFSFTGDKVLIVKLEKKHLYIITEK; via the coding sequence ATGACAACAATGTACAGTAATACTTTGCATAAATTTACTTTTGTACTATTGCTAACATTTTTAAGTACTTCATTATTTGCTGCAGATACAGACCTTTTAACACAATACAGAAAAAACGGCATTAAAAACATTGAAAAAATGCTTGACAAAGAGCTTACACAGGAAATATACTGGGAAAATTACCTTAAAAATGTAGATACTACTTTTGGTTATTTTGAATCCTATGATAATGTACTGGCATGTGATAAAACAAATTCAAAACTTTGCATTTACAAAAAAGATGACAATAACAGTTATCAACTCAAAAGAGAGTACAGTGCTTTTACAGGAAAGCTTCAGGGTGATAAAGAGAGAGAGGGAGACCTTCGTACTCCGATAGGCATCTATGATATCGTCAAAAAGATAACAAAAGTAGACTCATTTTACGGACCTATGGCTTTTGTCACTTCCTATCCAAATGTTTTTGACAAATACAAAGGAAAAACAGGACAAGGTATTTGGATACACGGTCTGCCAATGCATCAAGAGAGAGACTCCTTTACAAAAGGGTGTATCGCTATTGATAACACAAGCATTAAATGTCTGGATAAGAATATTGACATCAATAAAACTGTACTTATTATCGACAAAGAACTTCCCGAAAAACAGCATTCGAAAAAAGAATTTTCTACAATTCTTTCCAATCTTTTTGCATGGCGTTATGCATGGATATATAATGACATAGAGAGTTATCTTGGTTTTTATGCACCTGAATTTAAAAGATTTGACGGCATGGATATCGAAAAGTTTACAAAATACAAAAAAAGAATCTTTAACAAACAAGAGAAAAAAACAATTATATTTAATGACATCAACATTATCCCCTACCCTGAAACAGACAATGTCTTTAAAATCAAGTTTAAAGAGAAGTACCGATCACCAAGTTTTTCTTTCACGGGAGACAAAGTACTCATCGTAAAACTGGAAAAGAAACACCTTTATATAATCACAGAGAAATAG
- the mshL gene encoding pilus (MSHA type) biogenesis protein MshL, with the protein MKFIKTSLCAAILTTMVSTSSFADCTYELFSISSAKNTKILDFIDQLSDECGFSIIITDPYAEKFLQTKLNKTNLKNLTIDEVLNIILTENNLSYTLENNLLKISYLETKVFNIDYILSQRKSTGSTDVTLSSSNNGGQQNGAAAGATAGGTTGGAAGNGTNATADTGIKIESTDEVKFWEQLESEFQSVLNRPTDKYVAPEPLINKNAGLITVTATEQQLKRFDKYLKKLQDKVQLQVLIDVQLLAVTMNEGKTTGIDWKQLYALQNVKFGINTLKLRNVSEFDTTDPLNPQITKATIPGAAGIAKIATIQGGGSLNEVIKFLKTQGDVNALSNPKVLTLNNQPALITAGTEYFYKIKSSTNQQGTGGGVAATTQDEAVQSVFAGVLLTITPEISDDKTITLKINPSLSETTTNLAGTDNSGRDMPPDLTRRQLSSVVTVKDGNRIILGGLINTKNTNKSNKVPILGDIPILSYLFKYEEKVKSTQELVIIIEPHIIHKSKNSVSLSDLGYEGLSNDLLELESASKGVKKTQNADENTSADDK; encoded by the coding sequence ATGAAATTTATTAAAACATCGCTATGTGCAGCTATCTTAACAACCATGGTATCGACAAGCAGTTTTGCAGACTGTACCTATGAGCTTTTCAGTATCTCATCGGCAAAGAATACAAAAATTCTTGACTTTATCGATCAATTGAGTGATGAGTGTGGATTCAGCATCATCATTACAGATCCCTATGCAGAAAAATTTCTGCAGACAAAACTCAACAAAACAAACTTGAAGAACTTGACGATTGATGAAGTTCTCAATATTATTTTAACGGAGAACAACCTCTCCTATACATTGGAGAACAACCTACTTAAAATCTCTTATTTGGAAACAAAAGTATTTAATATTGACTATATACTTTCACAAAGAAAAAGTACAGGCAGCACCGATGTAACACTCAGTTCATCTAATAATGGCGGTCAGCAAAATGGCGCAGCAGCAGGTGCTACAGCAGGTGGCACAACAGGTGGTGCTGCCGGCAATGGTACTAATGCTACTGCAGATACAGGAATAAAAATAGAAAGCACTGATGAAGTAAAATTCTGGGAACAGCTTGAATCAGAATTTCAAAGCGTTCTTAACCGTCCGACAGACAAATATGTAGCTCCTGAACCTTTAATAAATAAAAATGCGGGACTCATTACTGTAACAGCAACAGAGCAACAGCTAAAAAGATTTGACAAATATCTTAAAAAACTACAGGATAAAGTGCAACTTCAAGTTCTCATAGATGTACAGCTTTTAGCGGTCACGATGAATGAAGGAAAAACTACCGGTATTGACTGGAAACAGCTTTATGCACTTCAAAATGTCAAATTCGGTATTAACACTTTAAAACTAAGAAATGTCAGTGAATTTGATACAACAGATCCACTCAATCCACAAATAACAAAGGCCACTATACCCGGTGCAGCAGGTATAGCAAAAATTGCAACCATTCAGGGTGGTGGTTCACTCAATGAAGTTATCAAGTTTTTAAAAACACAGGGAGATGTCAATGCACTCTCAAATCCGAAAGTACTGACACTGAACAACCAACCGGCACTTATCACAGCCGGTACTGAGTATTTTTATAAGATAAAATCATCAACAAATCAGCAGGGAACTGGCGGTGGTGTTGCTGCGACAACCCAAGATGAAGCAGTACAATCAGTTTTTGCAGGTGTTCTGCTAACAATCACACCGGAAATTTCTGATGATAAAACGATTACACTTAAAATCAATCCATCTCTCTCAGAGACTACGACAAACTTGGCAGGGACAGATAACTCAGGTCGAGATATGCCGCCTGACCTTACACGTCGTCAGCTTTCATCTGTTGTAACAGTTAAAGATGGAAACAGAATTATTCTCGGTGGGCTCATCAATACAAAAAATACAAATAAATCCAATAAAGTTCCTATTTTAGGTGATATTCCGATTCTTAGCTATCTCTTCAAATATGAAGAAAAAGTAAAATCAACACAAGAGTTAGTCATCATCATAGAACCACATATCATTCACAAGTCTAAGAACAGTGTTTCTCTATCTGACTTAGGATATGAAGGCTTAAGTAATGATCTGCTTGAACTCGAATCTGCTTCCAAAGGTGTAAAAAAAACACAAAATGCAGATGAAAACACATCAGCTGATGACAAATAG
- a CDS encoding ATP-binding protein, producing MDSIFVNSKNVFLDTVNPKDYVQLDRVSTIYQSLKDSIKKPLKMILLYGKPGTGKSMFLTKLSLDLESTQNVFLYETPILDESEFYKRLAQDIFETKFGGELNFTQFMKIVKEKNFDQVPVVLLDEAQLYSEELMEKIRLLSDTRTIKFVIALHKTEKEDLIAKEHFQTRIWETIELENSSNAELKIYIQKKLMKANCFDTASMFNSKVVNKIYKFTHGNYRDTNKLLYGLFEIYTAYEKNNQIYAINTNQISAKLIEMAAIHTGLIDA from the coding sequence ATGGACAGTATCTTTGTAAATTCTAAAAATGTTTTCTTAGATACTGTCAATCCTAAAGATTATGTTCAACTAGACCGTGTTTCTACCATTTATCAATCATTGAAAGATTCTATAAAGAAGCCTTTAAAAATGATACTTCTTTATGGAAAACCGGGGACTGGGAAAAGTATGTTCCTTACAAAGCTCTCTTTGGATCTCGAATCCACGCAAAATGTCTTTCTTTATGAAACGCCTATTTTGGACGAGAGTGAATTTTATAAACGACTTGCCCAAGATATTTTTGAAACAAAATTTGGCGGTGAATTAAACTTTACCCAGTTTATGAAAATCGTGAAAGAAAAAAACTTTGATCAGGTGCCTGTAGTTTTACTCGATGAAGCGCAACTCTACTCCGAAGAGCTGATGGAGAAGATTAGACTCCTTTCTGATACTAGAACTATCAAGTTCGTTATAGCACTGCATAAAACAGAAAAAGAAGACCTTATAGCAAAAGAGCACTTTCAGACAAGAATTTGGGAGACGATTGAACTTGAGAACTCTTCAAATGCAGAACTGAAAATTTATATTCAAAAAAAACTGATGAAAGCAAACTGTTTTGATACTGCAAGTATGTTTAATTCAAAGGTAGTTAATAAAATATATAAATTTACCCACGGTAATTATAGAGATACAAATAAATTACTCTATGGACTTTTTGAAATTTATACAGCTTATGAAAAAAACAATCAGATATATGCTATCAATACAAATCAAATATCAGCTAAGCTTATAGAGATGGCAGCTATACATACGGGATTAATAGATGCTTAA
- a CDS encoding M99 family carboxypeptidase catalytic domain-containing protein, giving the protein MKQLIIVFFFLLNTALFAQIKLIKKENSDSNTTLLVIGGIHGNEPGGYFAPAILAEHYKILSKNVWIIPNLNEASIIANKRGIHGDMNRKFAAIDKNDKDKEIVDEIKKIILSKKVSLILNLHDGHGFYREKEENRIYNPKAWGQTCVIDQCKLYKNNQFGELNDIALQVKESVNKELLHQHHIFNVKNTQTQYKDKEMQLSLTYFAVKHNKPAFAIETSKSLPTLSQKVFYQLRAIEGFMKVMHIKYSRDFNLTQDNIEKIIKNYGTLEINHNILLNLNNIKKSLSFIPLKSKSNEFNFSHPLGFVKKNRLGTYDIYIGNKKITSLSPQYFKMSHNCPDLYRVEADGKSVSLPKASKFQISDDFKVVKGKNIRVNVIGYYSKNAKDESGISISRKDLGTRYAVDRANTTYRIEFYDNNGFCSMLMVKFK; this is encoded by the coding sequence ATGAAACAACTCATAATTGTTTTCTTTTTTCTCTTGAATACTGCACTCTTTGCCCAAATCAAACTTATAAAAAAAGAGAATTCCGATTCAAACACTACTCTTTTAGTTATCGGCGGTATTCATGGTAATGAGCCTGGAGGCTACTTCGCTCCAGCAATTCTAGCCGAGCACTACAAGATTCTTTCTAAGAATGTATGGATCATTCCAAATCTCAATGAAGCGAGTATCATTGCAAACAAACGAGGTATTCATGGAGATATGAATCGTAAATTTGCAGCTATCGACAAGAATGATAAAGATAAAGAAATTGTAGATGAAATAAAAAAGATCATCTTATCTAAAAAAGTTTCTCTCATACTTAATCTTCACGACGGACATGGTTTTTACAGGGAAAAAGAGGAAAATAGGATCTACAATCCGAAAGCATGGGGACAAACATGTGTCATCGATCAATGTAAACTCTACAAAAACAACCAATTTGGCGAACTCAATGATATTGCGCTGCAGGTCAAAGAGAGTGTGAACAAAGAACTTCTCCATCAACATCATATCTTTAATGTAAAAAATACACAGACACAATACAAAGACAAAGAGATGCAGCTATCACTTACATATTTTGCAGTAAAACATAATAAACCTGCTTTTGCAATTGAGACAAGTAAAAGTCTTCCGACACTCTCTCAAAAAGTTTTTTATCAGCTGCGTGCTATTGAGGGATTCATGAAAGTTATGCATATCAAGTACTCACGCGACTTTAACCTTACACAAGATAATATTGAAAAAATAATTAAAAATTATGGAACTTTGGAAATAAATCACAATATTTTGTTAAATTTGAACAATATAAAAAAATCTTTAAGCTTCATTCCGCTAAAATCAAAAAGTAACGAATTTAACTTTTCCCATCCTTTGGGGTTTGTTAAAAAGAATAGGCTCGGTACATACGACATCTATATAGGCAATAAAAAGATTACGTCGCTGAGTCCGCAATATTTTAAAATGTCACATAACTGTCCTGATTTATACAGGGTTGAAGCAGATGGAAAGTCAGTTTCTTTGCCAAAAGCTTCAAAATTTCAGATAAGTGACGATTTTAAGGTTGTTAAAGGTAAAAATATTCGAGTAAATGTTATTGGTTATTACTCAAAAAACGCAAAAGATGAGAGTGGTATATCCATCTCAAGAAAAGATCTTGGAACAAGATATGCTGTTGATAGAGCTAATACCACATACAGAATCGAGTTTTACGATAACAATGGATTTTGTTCCATGTTAATGGTTAAATTTAAATAG
- a CDS encoding GspE/PulE family protein produces MDRITTDLLANGSIMKGQVDRLLAKGISENLILRDITLSGFMTMDRLIRYIVKQIREGVYNLSIIDDYDYIPESAVLQKLAEELDLMFVDLDSIDMDYNLTANVPFAQFQKHNAIPISQDDMSVTVAFNDPLDIDAQEAIQRLFPRKILKIALATKKQIENYLYKISLKDSVKDLVRKIREELNSISTLEEQQEASSILLLIDVVLKTCINGRSSDIHIEPTEKNCVVRGRVDGKLTEMFIFEKDIYPPLASRLKLLSNLDIAEKRKPQDGRFSTAVGAREYDFRISTLPILYGESIVMRVLDKQKALVKLEDAGMDSVSYHKFLKGLAAPYGIILVTGPTGSGKTTTLYGALNELRNVEDKVITVEDPVEYRMNLIQQVQVNAKVGLSFADALRSILRQDPDKIMIGEIRDQETLEIAIKAALTGHLVISTLHTNDSISAIPRMADMGIEHYLISGALVAIQAQRLVRKICVHCKAEDELSASVLEEIEGVVPEGTTFYKGKGCKECGGTGYMGREMICEVLNISEDLSTLIAKGASKEALLEKAKEEGFIPIFQNGLQKAIDGITSIEEVLKVAKG; encoded by the coding sequence GTGGATAGAATAACAACAGACTTACTTGCCAACGGTTCAATCATGAAAGGCCAAGTAGACAGGCTCCTTGCAAAAGGCATCAGTGAGAATCTTATTTTGCGAGATATTACACTCTCTGGATTTATGACAATGGACAGGCTTATACGCTATATTGTCAAACAGATACGTGAAGGTGTATATAATCTTTCTATTATTGATGATTATGACTATATACCAGAGAGTGCAGTACTGCAAAAATTGGCAGAAGAACTTGATCTAATGTTCGTCGACCTTGATTCGATTGACATGGACTACAACCTTACAGCAAATGTTCCTTTTGCACAGTTTCAAAAACATAATGCCATTCCAATCTCTCAGGATGATATGAGTGTCACTGTTGCTTTTAATGACCCGCTAGATATCGATGCCCAGGAAGCCATACAAAGACTTTTTCCAAGAAAAATACTCAAAATTGCACTGGCAACAAAAAAACAGATAGAGAATTATCTTTATAAGATCAGCTTAAAAGACAGCGTAAAAGATTTAGTACGTAAAATTCGTGAAGAGTTAAATTCAATTTCAACACTTGAAGAGCAACAAGAAGCTTCATCAATTCTCCTTCTCATTGACGTAGTCTTAAAGACCTGTATCAACGGTCGCTCTAGCGATATACATATTGAGCCGACAGAGAAGAACTGTGTTGTCCGTGGTCGTGTGGATGGGAAACTGACAGAGATGTTTATCTTTGAAAAGGATATTTATCCACCTTTGGCATCAAGACTGAAACTTTTGTCAAATCTGGACATTGCTGAAAAAAGAAAACCGCAAGATGGGCGTTTTTCTACAGCTGTCGGTGCCCGTGAATATGATTTTCGTATCTCTACTTTACCGATTTTATACGGTGAATCTATTGTTATGCGTGTGCTTGATAAACAAAAAGCACTTGTTAAACTTGAAGATGCAGGTATGGACAGTGTCAGTTATCATAAATTCTTAAAAGGGCTTGCCGCACCATACGGTATTATCCTTGTCACTGGTCCTACAGGTTCCGGTAAAACAACAACACTCTATGGTGCACTGAATGAGTTGAGAAATGTAGAGGACAAAGTCATTACGGTTGAAGATCCGGTTGAGTATAGAATGAACCTGATTCAACAGGTACAGGTTAATGCAAAGGTCGGTCTCTCTTTTGCCGATGCACTTCGCTCCATTCTGCGTCAGGATCCCGATAAAATTATGATCGGTGAAATTCGCGATCAGGAAACTTTGGAGATTGCCATTAAAGCAGCTTTGACTGGTCACTTGGTTATATCAACCCTGCATACGAATGATTCCATATCAGCTATTCCACGTATGGCTGATATGGGAATAGAACACTATCTCATCAGTGGAGCTCTTGTCGCCATTCAGGCACAAAGACTTGTACGGAAAATATGTGTACACTGTAAAGCTGAAGATGAACTCTCTGCCTCGGTATTAGAAGAGATAGAAGGAGTAGTTCCCGAAGGAACAACTTTTTATAAAGGCAAAGGCTGTAAAGAGTGCGGTGGAACCGGCTATATGGGACGAGAGATGATTTGTGAAGTTTTAAATATTTCAGAAGACCTCTCGACGCTCATTGCCAAAGGCGCATCAAAAGAAGCATTACTTGAAAAAGCGAAAGAAGAAGGATTTATCCCAATCTTTCAAAATGGTCTCCAAAAGGCTATTGACGGTATTACAAGTATTGAAGAAGTATTAAAGGTGGCAAAAGGATGA
- a CDS encoding tetratricopeptide repeat protein: protein MLNIRELEKRWLHYKIKSYIPHTVIAVSLIVIILVTAIITTSTPQKKEHKQVTLDKTLKKPVTLATPTIDSKNSIQETNITQQNTNQTNIKLETIAKAKTINTDKEQKLILEPSMHFMKHIQSEEQQPYYKTLNETKTVKKEKIKRNKIAKQQSTVEEEYMNLEGNKKTRNIQQPVQQEPAKKQLLTIKRRESQNDIKEIITRFKKNNNPALSLFVAKKYYEIGNYEQAYNYALITNGINNDIEESWLIFAKSLAKLGKRDMAVKTLREYINYSHSGNAKILLNDIESGKFR, encoded by the coding sequence ATGCTTAATATACGAGAGTTGGAAAAACGTTGGCTGCATTATAAGATTAAATCCTATATTCCACATACAGTTATTGCTGTAAGTCTTATAGTGATTATTCTTGTTACAGCTATAATAACAACTTCTACACCACAAAAAAAAGAACATAAACAAGTTACTTTGGACAAAACTCTTAAAAAGCCTGTAACACTGGCGACACCTACTATAGACAGCAAAAATTCTATACAAGAGACTAATATCACTCAGCAAAATACAAACCAAACCAATATAAAACTTGAGACAATTGCCAAAGCTAAAACAATTAACACAGATAAAGAACAGAAGCTTATCCTTGAACCTTCAATGCATTTTATGAAACACATTCAGAGTGAAGAGCAACAACCTTATTACAAGACTCTCAATGAAACAAAAACTGTCAAAAAAGAAAAAATAAAAAGAAATAAAATTGCGAAACAACAAAGTACTGTTGAAGAAGAGTATATGAATCTTGAAGGCAATAAAAAAACAAGAAACATACAACAGCCCGTTCAACAAGAACCTGCAAAAAAACAGCTTCTTACTATAAAAAGACGTGAATCACAAAATGACATTAAAGAGATAATAACACGATTCAAAAAGAATAACAATCCGGCGTTAAGTCTTTTTGTAGCAAAAAAATATTATGAAATAGGTAACTATGAACAAGCATATAATTATGCACTTATTACCAATGGTATCAATAATGACATTGAGGAGAGCTGGCTTATTTTTGCAAAATCACTTGCAAAATTAGGAAAAAGAGACATGGCTGTAAAAACATTGCGTGAGTATATAAATTATTCGCATTCAGGTAATGCAAAAATATTACTTAACGACATAGAATCCGGGAAATTCAGATGA
- the rplI gene encoding 50S ribosomal protein L9: MKVLLIKDVKSLGSAGEVKEVKPGYGQNFLIKKGFAKPATPEIIAEHEAEIKRKAEEEAAEIARLKELAEKLDKIEIIITKKIGQNGHLFGAVTKEEIAQALQEQHGIEIDKKHITDKTAIKTVGEHDVDLKLGHGIHAKLHVDIQGE; encoded by the coding sequence ATGAAAGTACTTTTAATAAAAGATGTAAAAAGTTTAGGCAGCGCAGGTGAAGTCAAAGAGGTGAAACCTGGTTACGGTCAAAACTTTTTAATCAAAAAAGGTTTTGCAAAACCAGCAACTCCAGAGATTATCGCTGAGCATGAAGCAGAAATCAAAAGAAAAGCTGAAGAAGAAGCAGCTGAAATAGCTCGTCTTAAAGAATTAGCTGAAAAACTTGATAAGATCGAAATTATCATCACAAAGAAAATCGGTCAAAACGGTCACCTTTTCGGTGCTGTGACAAAAGAGGAAATCGCACAAGCGCTTCAAGAACAACACGGCATCGAGATAGATAAAAAACACATTACAGACAAAACTGCCATCAAAACAGTCGGTGAACATGATGTAGACCTTAAACTCGGCCACGGTATTCATGCGAAACTTCATGTTGATATTCAAGGAGAGTAG
- the hslU gene encoding HslU--HslV peptidase ATPase subunit, with translation MNMTPKEIVEYLDKYVISQKNAKKTIALALRTRYRRMQLSEDMQQEIKPKNILMIGSTGVGKTEISRRLAKMMKVPFIKVEASKYTEVGFVGRDVESMIRDLVVNSISIVKAEQEEANKVKIENYIINRITEKLVPPLPAGASESKKDDYQRLLEATEKRVETGEMDEKIIELDIEQNMNVEFNDTNLPPEMAKVQESFSKVFSSLSKENSKREISVKDAKILLRQEASAKLLDMNSVTAEALRRAENGGIIFLDEIDKIALSEKSQGRNDPSKEGVQRDLLPIVEGSSVATKYGTINTDHILFIAAGAFHVSKPSDLIPELQGRFPLRVELEALTEETLYQILTQTENSLLKQYEALLSVEGMQLVFEDEAIKTIAKLAHRANEMAEDIGARRLHTVLERILEDISFHADEYKDKEFVVTSALVHEKLDEVVEDDDLSRYIL, from the coding sequence ATGAATATGACACCAAAAGAGATCGTTGAATATCTTGACAAATATGTCATCAGTCAAAAAAACGCGAAAAAAACGATTGCCCTTGCCCTGCGAACCCGTTACAGACGTATGCAGCTATCAGAAGATATGCAGCAGGAGATCAAACCGAAAAATATTTTGATGATCGGTTCCACCGGTGTCGGTAAAACGGAGATCTCACGCAGACTTGCAAAAATGATGAAGGTGCCTTTTATCAAAGTCGAGGCAAGTAAATATACAGAGGTTGGTTTCGTCGGGCGTGATGTTGAGTCCATGATACGTGATCTTGTCGTCAATTCCATCTCCATCGTCAAAGCGGAACAGGAAGAAGCCAACAAAGTAAAAATAGAGAACTACATCATCAACCGTATTACGGAAAAACTCGTCCCTCCACTTCCTGCAGGAGCAAGTGAAAGTAAAAAAGATGATTATCAACGCCTGCTTGAAGCAACCGAGAAACGTGTCGAAACAGGTGAAATGGATGAAAAGATCATAGAACTCGACATAGAACAAAATATGAATGTCGAGTTCAATGACACGAACTTGCCGCCTGAAATGGCGAAGGTTCAAGAGAGCTTCTCAAAGGTCTTCTCATCACTCAGCAAAGAAAACAGCAAACGCGAAATTTCGGTAAAAGATGCAAAGATACTGCTCCGTCAGGAAGCGAGTGCAAAACTTTTAGATATGAACTCCGTTACGGCTGAAGCTCTTCGCCGTGCTGAGAACGGCGGCATTATCTTTCTTGATGAAATTGATAAGATCGCTCTTTCTGAAAAGAGTCAGGGAAGAAATGATCCTTCCAAAGAGGGTGTTCAGCGCGACCTGCTTCCAATAGTTGAAGGATCAAGTGTGGCTACAAAATATGGAACGATCAATACCGACCATATACTCTTCATAGCAGCCGGTGCGTTTCATGTAAGCAAACCAAGTGATCTGATTCCTGAACTTCAAGGACGTTTTCCGCTGCGAGTAGAGCTTGAGGCTCTTACAGAAGAAACGCTCTATCAGATCCTCACGCAGACAGAGAACTCACTGCTTAAGCAGTATGAAGCGCTGCTAAGTGTCGAAGGGATGCAGCTTGTCTTTGAAGATGAAGCCATCAAAACCATCGCAAAACTTGCCCATCGTGCCAATGAGATGGCAGAAGATATTGGGGCACGCCGCTTGCATACGGTACTTGAACGTATCTTAGAAGATATCAGCTTCCATGCCGATGAATACAAAGATAAAGAGTTCGTTGTAACAAGTGCGCTTGTGCATGAAAAACTCGATGAAGTCGTTGAAGATGACGACCTCTCACGCTATATATTATAA
- the hslV gene encoding ATP-dependent protease subunit HslV has product MFDATTILAYKGKNRAVIGGDGQVTFGDSVLKSNATKIRTLYHGKILAGFAGSTADAFNLFDMFEEFLENKKGDLLKSVIEFSKAWRKDKVLRRLEAMMIVLNNEHIFILTGNGDVVEPEDGEIASIGSGGNFAISAARALKKHADLDEEELVKESLHIAADLCIYTNHNIKTLSLEDSE; this is encoded by the coding sequence ATGTTTGATGCAACTACCATACTGGCATATAAGGGTAAAAATAGAGCCGTTATCGGCGGTGATGGTCAGGTAACTTTTGGGGATTCTGTCCTCAAAAGCAATGCAACAAAGATTCGTACACTCTACCATGGTAAAATCCTTGCAGGTTTTGCCGGCAGCACTGCCGATGCATTTAATCTTTTTGATATGTTCGAAGAGTTCTTAGAGAATAAAAAAGGGGACTTACTCAAGTCCGTTATCGAGTTCTCTAAAGCCTGGCGAAAAGACAAAGTTCTACGTCGATTGGAAGCGATGATGATCGTTCTAAACAATGAACACATCTTCATATTAACAGGAAACGGTGATGTGGTGGAGCCTGAAGATGGAGAGATAGCATCCATCGGAAGCGGCGGTAATTTTGCCATATCTGCCGCACGTGCACTTAAAAAACATGCAGACCTTGACGAAGAAGAACTGGTAAAAGAGTCCTTGCATATCGCTGCCGATCTGTGCATCTATACCAATCATAACATTAAAACACTCTCATTAGAGGATTCAGAATAA
- the era gene encoding GTPase Era, translating to MTKAGFVSLIGRPNAGKSTLMNSLLGEKIAMVSQKANATRKRSNAIVMHENAQIIFVDTPGLHEKEKVLNKFMLDEALKAMGDCDLIVYLAPVTDSTEHYEKFLTLNKKAIPHIIVLSKIDQVSQEKLFKKIAAYNKYADKFEALIPVAIPRKVGHKDLLDTIAKLLPESPFLYDPEDLTSELVRDIYAGFIREAIFENISDEVPYESDVIIDSIEEDHGIDRIYATIIIEKESQKGIIIGKKGEAIKRIGKAAREKIEALSGKKAYLNLQVVVKKGWTKDKHFLKEIGYDNNVQ from the coding sequence ATGACAAAAGCCGGTTTTGTTTCACTTATTGGGCGTCCAAACGCTGGAAAAAGTACACTGATGAACTCACTATTAGGTGAAAAGATTGCAATGGTCAGCCAAAAGGCCAATGCAACAAGAAAACGCTCCAACGCAATTGTCATGCACGAAAATGCGCAGATCATTTTTGTCGATACTCCGGGTCTGCATGAAAAAGAGAAAGTACTCAATAAGTTTATGCTCGATGAAGCGCTCAAAGCAATGGGTGATTGTGATCTCATCGTCTATCTCGCACCTGTGACTGACTCAACAGAACATTATGAAAAGTTTTTAACACTTAACAAAAAAGCTATTCCTCATATTATTGTTCTCTCAAAGATCGATCAGGTCTCTCAGGAAAAACTCTTTAAAAAAATAGCAGCTTATAATAAATATGCCGATAAGTTCGAAGCCCTCATTCCTGTTGCCATCCCAAGAAAGGTTGGACATAAAGATCTACTAGACACAATTGCAAAACTTCTCCCTGAGTCACCTTTTCTATATGATCCTGAAGACCTTACAAGTGAACTTGTTCGTGACATCTATGCAGGTTTTATCCGCGAGGCAATTTTTGAAAATATATCCGATGAAGTGCCGTACGAATCTGATGTCATCATAGACTCCATAGAAGAGGATCACGGTATTGACAGGATCTATGCGACTATCATCATTGAAAAAGAGTCCCAAAAAGGCATCATCATTGGTAAAAAAGGCGAAGCCATAAAAAGAATCGGCAAAGCCGCCAGAGAAAAGATAGAAGCACTCAGCGGAAAAAAAGCCTATCTCAACCTTCAGGTTGTCGTCAAAAAAGGCTGGACCAAAGACAAACATTTTTTAAAAGAGATAGGGTATGACAACAATGTACAGTAA